Proteins encoded in a region of the Paenibacillus wynnii genome:
- the yfcE gene encoding phosphodiesterase, with translation MKLMFISDIHGSLYWLDKALEKVQEEQPDNLVILGDFLYHGPRNPLPNGYDPQGVAARLNPYSKSIVAVRGNCDAEVDQMLLEFPMMGDYVMILHEGRRIYVTHGHGFSIENLPLLSEGDIFIQGHTHLPVADVKEGIYVLNPGSIALPKENNPNSYAVLEGGLFSVKDFDGNKVKSIVL, from the coding sequence ATGAAATTAATGTTTATTTCCGATATCCACGGCTCACTTTACTGGCTGGATAAGGCTTTGGAGAAGGTGCAAGAGGAACAACCGGATAACCTTGTGATATTGGGAGACTTTTTGTATCACGGGCCTAGAAATCCGCTGCCGAATGGATATGATCCACAAGGTGTTGCGGCCAGACTGAACCCTTATAGCAAATCTATTGTTGCTGTACGCGGGAATTGCGATGCCGAGGTGGATCAAATGCTGCTGGAGTTCCCGATGATGGGGGATTATGTGATGATTTTGCACGAAGGCAGACGAATTTATGTTACACATGGACATGGCTTCAGCATCGAGAATTTGCCGCTGCTCTCAGAAGGAGATATTTTCATTCAAGGGCATACCCACCTTCCGGTGGCGGATGTTAAAGAGGGAATCTATGTACTGAATCCCGGTTCAATAGCGTTGCCCAAAGAAAATAATCCGAACAGCTACGCGGTTCTTGAGGGCGGGTTGTTCAGCGTGAAGGATTTTGACGGGAATAAGGTTAAAAGTATTGTTCTATAA
- a CDS encoding basic amino acid ABC transporter substrate-binding protein — translation MKSRKNLVMSGLVAFLLIALVGCGSNNASNGNTAAGEKIMFASDASYAPMEYMDTDTIKGFDIDFIKAVMEEAGMKYEVKNTGWDTMLSSVKQGTEYQAGLSSVSITDERKETYDYSIPYFESTNMIMVKDGSSIKSALDLKDKKVAVQTATTADDLMSGIMGVDNGDLKRFDSNAVALMELNGGGVDAVVADIAIIREYIKNNPDQKLTGILDTTNFSSEYYGILLPKGSELKAKLDPAIKKVLENGKYAEIYKTWFGEEPNLDNLLNAK, via the coding sequence ATGAAGAGTCGGAAAAATTTGGTGATGTCAGGTTTAGTGGCATTTCTATTAATCGCTTTGGTGGGTTGTGGGTCTAATAATGCAAGCAATGGCAATACCGCCGCGGGTGAGAAAATAATGTTCGCCAGTGATGCCAGCTATGCACCTATGGAGTATATGGATACAGATACGATCAAAGGCTTTGATATCGACTTCATCAAGGCGGTTATGGAAGAGGCCGGCATGAAGTATGAAGTAAAGAATACAGGCTGGGATACAATGCTCTCGAGCGTGAAGCAAGGAACGGAGTACCAAGCTGGATTGTCCTCGGTATCGATTACAGATGAACGGAAAGAAACGTATGACTATTCCATCCCTTACTTCGAATCCACGAATATGATTATGGTTAAGGATGGCAGCTCGATCAAGAGTGCGCTGGACCTGAAGGATAAGAAGGTTGCCGTTCAGACAGCAACGACTGCGGATGATTTAATGAGCGGAATTATGGGTGTGGATAACGGCGACTTAAAACGCTTTGACAGCAATGCAGTAGCTCTAATGGAACTGAACGGCGGCGGAGTAGATGCAGTAGTTGCCGATATTGCAATCATTCGTGAGTACATCAAGAATAATCCTGACCAGAAATTAACCGGTATCTTAGATACAACGAATTTCAGTTCGGAGTACTACGGTATTCTGTTGCCTAAAGGCAGTGAGTTGAAGGCTAAGCTTGACCCGGCCATTAAAAAAGTGCTGGAGAACGGGAAATACGCAGAAATCTACAAAACATGGTTCGGCGAAGAACCAAATTTGGATAACTTGTTGAATGCGAAGTAA
- a CDS encoding SDR family NAD(P)-dependent oxidoreductase, protein MYPSFDLTGKIAVITGASMGIGQGLAKALAHAGAKVILTARSVQALEAVAEEIRVEGGEAEVRQLDVTNTAQISKVMNEIGEAFGRIDILVNNAGLGANHPAVDVTEQDWDSMMDVNLKGLFFCCQAAGKIMLKQGSGRIVNISSQASVVGIVDHAVYCASKGGVNQLTRVLALEWSSQGVNVNAVAPTFTYTPGTAERLDNPEYYQNVVSRIPANRVAELQDVAGAVIYLASSAGNMVTGTTLLVDGGWTAQ, encoded by the coding sequence ATGTATCCATCTTTCGATCTGACAGGCAAAATAGCAGTAATTACGGGGGCCAGCATGGGGATCGGTCAAGGTCTTGCCAAAGCATTGGCACATGCAGGTGCAAAAGTCATTCTAACGGCTCGAAGTGTACAGGCGCTTGAAGCCGTAGCCGAGGAAATTCGAGTAGAGGGCGGTGAGGCGGAGGTCCGGCAGCTGGATGTAACGAACACGGCCCAGATAAGTAAGGTTATGAATGAAATTGGCGAAGCTTTTGGTCGAATTGATATTCTGGTGAACAATGCGGGACTCGGGGCCAACCATCCGGCCGTGGATGTAACGGAACAAGATTGGGACAGCATGATGGACGTCAACCTAAAGGGATTGTTTTTTTGCTGTCAGGCGGCAGGGAAAATTATGTTGAAGCAGGGCAGCGGGCGGATAGTGAATATCAGTTCCCAGGCCAGTGTTGTCGGTATCGTAGATCATGCGGTTTACTGCGCCTCCAAAGGGGGAGTGAATCAGTTAACCCGTGTATTAGCTTTGGAATGGTCAAGTCAGGGAGTGAATGTGAATGCGGTAGCCCCTACTTTTACATATACACCAGGTACAGCTGAACGTTTGGATAACCCTGAGTATTATCAAAATGTGGTCAGCCGCATCCCAGCCAACCGGGTAGCTGAACTTCAGGATGTGGCAGGAGCCGTTATTTATCTGGCATCCTCTGCCGGTAATATGGTAACGGGAACCACTCTTCTAGTCGATGGAGGCTGGACAGCTCAATAA
- a CDS encoding amino acid ABC transporter ATP-binding protein, which translates to MISVKNLYKAFGSHTVLTDINVDIYNQEVVVVIGPSGSGKSTFLRCLNLLEQPQSGEILIEGISLMDKSTKINDIRTELGMVFQQFNLFPHKKVIENIMLAPIQVRKWTPDKARRKALELLDKVGLSEKAEVYPASLSGGQAQRVAIARALAMEPKIMLFDEPTSALDPEMVGEVLAVMKELAREGMTMVVVTHEMGFAREVGDRVIFMEQGVIVEEGSPEQVFGNPKQERTQLFLSKVL; encoded by the coding sequence ATTATTTCCGTAAAAAATTTGTATAAAGCGTTCGGGAGCCATACGGTGTTGACGGATATTAATGTGGATATTTACAATCAGGAAGTGGTTGTTGTTATTGGACCCTCAGGTTCGGGGAAATCCACCTTTCTTCGCTGTTTGAATTTGCTGGAGCAGCCGCAGAGTGGAGAAATTCTTATTGAAGGAATCTCCCTAATGGATAAAAGTACTAAGATTAATGATATTCGTACAGAACTCGGGATGGTATTCCAGCAATTCAATTTATTTCCCCACAAAAAGGTTATAGAGAACATCATGCTGGCACCGATTCAGGTGCGTAAGTGGACCCCGGACAAAGCTCGCCGGAAGGCGTTGGAGCTGCTGGATAAAGTAGGCCTTAGTGAAAAAGCTGAGGTGTATCCGGCTTCGCTCTCCGGGGGGCAGGCCCAGCGGGTGGCCATTGCCCGGGCGCTGGCTATGGAGCCTAAGATTATGCTGTTCGATGAACCGACATCAGCGCTTGATCCTGAGATGGTTGGTGAGGTGCTCGCCGTAATGAAAGAGCTAGCTCGTGAAGGGATGACTATGGTGGTTGTTACGCATGAGATGGGGTTCGCGCGTGAGGTCGGAGATCGTGTTATTTTTATGGAGCAGGGTGTTATCGTAGAGGAGGGATCACCTGAGCAGGTGTTCGGAAATCCGAAGCAGGAGCGTACACAGCTTTTCTTATCCAAGGTATTATAA
- a CDS encoding tellurite resistance TerB family protein, protein MSTFKNWLNTTKSGLNDQVKKFKNKDFMNAIVAGCALVAAADGKIEEAEKNKMAGYMNLSNELKVFDMRDVINQFNAYVSNFDFSPEIGKQEALKAIAKFNGKPEIGRLVIAVCCAIGAADGDFDEHEKAVVRNICNVLGLNPSEFSL, encoded by the coding sequence ATGAGCACATTTAAAAATTGGTTGAATACGACAAAAAGCGGTCTGAATGATCAAGTGAAAAAGTTTAAAAATAAGGACTTCATGAATGCAATAGTAGCAGGTTGCGCGCTTGTAGCTGCTGCTGACGGCAAGATTGAGGAAGCCGAAAAGAATAAGATGGCAGGATATATGAATTTGAGCAATGAGTTGAAGGTATTTGACATGAGAGATGTCATTAACCAATTTAACGCCTATGTAAGCAATTTCGATTTCTCTCCGGAAATTGGCAAGCAGGAAGCGCTTAAAGCCATTGCCAAATTTAACGGTAAGCCGGAAATCGGCCGTCTAGTTATTGCTGTATGTTGTGCAATCGGTGCAGCTGATGGTGATTTTGATGAGCATGAGAAAGCAGTCGTTCGGAACATCTGCAACGTGCTGGGCCTCAACCCAAGTGAATTTAGTCTCTAG
- the aguB gene encoding N-carbamoylputrescine amidase, protein MRKVKVAATQMSCSGNIDENISKAEKLVREAAAQGAQIILLQELFETPYFCQKEKSDYYSYATELELNKAVNHFKAIAKELEVVLPISFYEKKNYARYNSLAVIDADGTVMGKYRKSHIPDGPGYEEKFYFNPGDTGFKVWNTRYAKIGVGICWDQWYPEAARVMSLMGAEILFYPTAIGSEPQDGSIDSKDHWQTCMLGHAAANLIPVVASNRIGEETDEESSINFYGSSFIAGPQGNKVVEAGRDEETILVSEFDLDALEVGRIEWGIFRDRRPELYRLISSYDGDLTF, encoded by the coding sequence GTGAGAAAAGTAAAAGTAGCTGCCACTCAAATGAGCTGCTCAGGCAACATTGATGAGAATATCAGCAAAGCTGAAAAGTTGGTTAGAGAAGCAGCGGCGCAGGGTGCACAGATTATCTTGCTCCAGGAACTCTTCGAAACACCGTACTTCTGCCAGAAGGAGAAGTCGGATTATTATAGCTACGCAACCGAGCTTGAGCTTAACAAAGCAGTAAATCATTTCAAAGCGATAGCCAAAGAACTTGAGGTTGTTCTGCCGATCAGCTTCTATGAGAAGAAAAACTATGCACGCTATAATTCGCTTGCTGTTATCGACGCGGATGGAACCGTTATGGGTAAATATCGCAAAAGTCATATTCCGGACGGTCCGGGTTATGAGGAGAAGTTCTATTTTAACCCGGGAGATACCGGCTTCAAAGTGTGGAACACCCGTTATGCAAAAATCGGCGTAGGCATCTGTTGGGATCAATGGTATCCGGAAGCCGCCAGAGTGATGAGCTTGATGGGAGCAGAAATTCTGTTCTATCCTACAGCCATCGGCTCTGAACCGCAGGACGGCTCCATTGATTCTAAGGATCATTGGCAGACCTGTATGCTTGGGCATGCAGCCGCCAACCTGATTCCTGTCGTTGCCTCCAACCGGATCGGTGAAGAGACCGATGAGGAATCCAGCATTAATTTCTACGGTTCATCGTTTATCGCCGGCCCGCAAGGGAACAAGGTTGTGGAAGCTGGACGGGATGAAGAAACAATATTGGTTAGTGAGTTTGACCTGGATGCTTTGGAGGTTGGACGGATTGAGTGGGGGATCTTCCGCGATCGTCGGCCTGAGCTTTACCGATTGATCTCCTCATATGATGGGGATTTAACGTTTTAA
- a CDS encoding amino acid ABC transporter permease, protein MDFRFDIIIHYLPVLFRGTMLTIGVSLVSIIVGSILGLGIGFGKMAPRWYWRWPFHCYINFFRGTPLIVQILIVHFGLIPAIYGSTNALLSAFVALSLNSAAYSAEIFRAGIQSIDQGQQEAALSLGMSKKQAMRFIILPQAIKRMIPAFGNEFIVLVKDSSLMSIVATQELMYWTTTMKGQYLRIWEPYLTAALIYFILTYSLSKLLNVVERRL, encoded by the coding sequence ATGGATTTCAGATTCGACATCATTATTCATTATTTGCCGGTCCTGTTCAGAGGGACGATGCTCACTATCGGGGTATCTTTAGTTTCTATAATTGTAGGTTCGATTCTGGGATTAGGTATTGGCTTCGGCAAAATGGCGCCGCGCTGGTACTGGCGCTGGCCCTTTCATTGTTATATCAATTTCTTCCGCGGGACACCGCTGATCGTCCAGATCTTAATTGTCCATTTCGGACTGATCCCGGCTATTTACGGGAGTACCAATGCCCTTCTTTCCGCCTTTGTTGCTCTTTCGCTTAACTCCGCTGCATACTCCGCCGAAATTTTTCGGGCAGGCATTCAGTCTATTGATCAGGGTCAGCAGGAGGCTGCGCTATCACTCGGTATGAGTAAAAAGCAGGCCATGAGATTTATTATATTGCCGCAGGCAATCAAGCGTATGATCCCCGCATTCGGGAATGAATTTATTGTATTGGTTAAGGACTCCTCCTTAATGTCAATTGTGGCTACACAAGAATTAATGTACTGGACCACCACCATGAAAGGTCAATATCTGCGGATCTGGGAGCCGTATTTGACGGCAGCACTCATTTATTTCATTCTTACCTATTCCCTCAGCAAGCTGCTGAATGTTGTCGAACGGAGGCTGTAA
- a CDS encoding CDP-alcohol phosphatidyltransferase family protein, which yields MKSLANSISLTRIFLALALVVVKPLGIAFLSIYLICGMSDVLDGYIARKTDTASKLGEKLDSIADLILVVILIAVLFPLLTITVQILAWVIIIGIIRAVSMLVVFAKYKTFGILHTYGNKITGLVLFAFPLSLAFVPSEVVVMFIMCAVASLSAVEELLIHLSSHELQANRKSLFLK from the coding sequence ATGAAGTCCTTAGCAAATTCCATCTCCCTCACTAGAATATTTCTTGCCCTTGCACTGGTGGTGGTAAAACCCTTAGGTATAGCTTTTCTCTCCATCTATCTCATTTGTGGAATGAGCGATGTTCTGGATGGATATATAGCAAGAAAAACAGACACGGCAAGTAAATTAGGTGAGAAGCTTGATTCCATCGCAGATCTGATCCTGGTTGTCATCCTAATAGCTGTGTTATTTCCACTCCTTACTATCACCGTTCAAATCCTTGCTTGGGTCATTATCATCGGAATCATCAGAGCAGTGTCAATGCTAGTGGTGTTTGCAAAATATAAAACGTTTGGAATACTTCATACCTATGGGAATAAAATCACAGGACTTGTGCTGTTTGCTTTCCCGCTATCCCTTGCTTTTGTTCCATCGGAGGTGGTGGTGATGTTCATAATGTGTGCAGTTGCAAGTCTTTCTGCTGTTGAAGAATTACTCATTCATCTATCGTCACATGAATTACAGGCAAATAGAAAAAGCCTTTTCTTGAAATAA
- a CDS encoding agmatine deiminase family protein, whose product MHPKDSNYTMPPEWGKHERTFISWPVKASMCFPEDHESVCKGYADIINAIAEFEPVTVVVNPTDLEAVERLVGGPSVTLLPIEHSDAWLRDNGPTFVVNNDGVLAGVNWTFNAWGGKYAPWDLDDKVAPQILESLGLERLDAPLVMEGGSIHTDGEGTLLTTEECLLNPNRNPHLGREEIEASVRKYTGTEQIIWLKQGLSGDETDGHVDNIACFAAPGKVIIQVCEDPEDENYAITLDNLSILENAVDARGRKLEIIKIAQPPRVDYEDSRLTLSYLNFYFVNGGIILPVFGGTAEETDKLAEQVLAGVFPDRRIRTVNGMAVIREGGNVHCTTQQMPARN is encoded by the coding sequence ATGCACCCTAAAGATTCGAACTATACCATGCCGCCCGAATGGGGTAAGCATGAGCGTACTTTTATATCCTGGCCGGTCAAAGCCTCCATGTGTTTCCCGGAAGATCATGAGTCCGTATGCAAAGGATACGCGGATATCATCAATGCTATAGCTGAGTTTGAACCCGTAACCGTAGTGGTTAATCCAACGGATCTGGAAGCCGTGGAACGTCTGGTTGGCGGTCCGAGTGTTACGCTGCTGCCTATAGAACATAGCGACGCGTGGCTGCGGGACAATGGCCCGACCTTTGTCGTGAACAATGACGGGGTGTTGGCCGGAGTGAATTGGACTTTTAATGCCTGGGGAGGCAAATATGCTCCGTGGGATCTTGACGATAAAGTAGCTCCACAGATTCTCGAAAGCTTGGGGCTTGAGCGTTTGGATGCACCGCTTGTCATGGAGGGCGGTTCGATCCATACGGATGGAGAAGGAACACTTCTTACAACAGAGGAGTGTCTGCTCAATCCTAACCGCAATCCTCATCTGGGACGGGAAGAGATTGAAGCCTCCGTGCGTAAATACACCGGCACAGAACAGATTATCTGGCTGAAGCAAGGCTTAAGCGGAGATGAGACGGATGGTCATGTGGACAATATTGCCTGCTTCGCTGCTCCCGGCAAGGTAATTATTCAAGTGTGTGAGGATCCGGAGGATGAGAACTACGCGATTACGCTGGATAATCTAAGCATTCTGGAGAATGCTGTAGACGCTAGGGGACGTAAGCTGGAGATCATTAAGATTGCACAGCCTCCGCGTGTAGATTATGAGGACAGCCGTTTGACGCTCAGTTATTTGAATTTTTACTTCGTGAACGGGGGCATCATTCTGCCCGTCTTTGGCGGCACTGCCGAGGAGACGGACAAGCTGGCGGAGCAAGTGCTGGCCGGCGTTTTCCCGGATCGCAGAATACGTACCGTCAACGGTATGGCTGTCATCCGTGAAGGCGGGAACGTTCATTGCACCACGCAGCAAATGCCGGCACGAAACTAG
- a CDS encoding IS1182 family transposase, whose amino-acid sequence MLNEKDQGDSGKYQMEMVCLDQLVPSDHLLRLVEKHVDFSFITEKVRPYYSATQGRPSIPPIRLFKMMLIGYLFNIRSERILEQDINVNLAYRWFLGLGLSEPVPDHSTISYNRNGRFQGTDVFQEIFDEVVRLAISHRMIAGRLLITDSTHIEANANKNRYTQQMTSESPHAYLQELETAVHESRRAHGKKPLAPPRGKREEEPKKLKVSLTDPESGYMNRKNKPEGFFYLDHRTVDHKYNMITDVYVTPGNVNDSTVYMERLTRQLETFGFRDTLEAIALDSGYMVPHICKQTTPWMTVIAERKPPSKPGFLTKEDFTYDAKKDVYVCPLGQPLTYRTTNRQGYNEYISSKGHCAACPKVTQCTENSKHQRTIQRHVWEDFKEKVHQNRKSPEGEKIYKYRAQTIERSFADAKNLHGYRRCRMRGKAKMQEQALMTAIAQNLKKMARHLAKMEAYAFHLCMKKSNLHYFNRHLGFRMIFAA is encoded by the coding sequence ATGTTAAACGAAAAAGATCAAGGGGATAGCGGAAAATATCAAATGGAGATGGTTTGTTTAGACCAGTTGGTTCCCTCCGATCACCTCCTTCGTTTGGTCGAAAAACATGTGGATTTTTCGTTCATTACCGAAAAGGTACGCCCTTATTATAGTGCAACCCAAGGAAGACCTTCGATTCCACCCATCCGTTTATTCAAAATGATGCTGATTGGCTACCTGTTTAACATTCGTTCCGAACGCATCCTTGAGCAGGACATTAACGTTAACCTTGCCTACCGGTGGTTTTTAGGCCTGGGCCTTAGTGAACCAGTTCCGGACCATTCCACGATTAGTTATAACCGGAATGGACGATTTCAGGGAACCGATGTCTTCCAGGAAATCTTCGACGAAGTGGTGCGGCTTGCCATTTCCCACCGCATGATTGCGGGGCGGCTCTTAATTACAGATTCGACGCACATCGAGGCGAATGCCAATAAAAATCGTTATACGCAGCAAATGACGAGTGAGTCCCCGCACGCCTATCTGCAAGAGTTGGAGACCGCAGTCCATGAAAGCCGCCGTGCTCACGGGAAAAAGCCATTAGCTCCTCCACGCGGGAAACGGGAGGAGGAGCCCAAAAAACTGAAAGTGAGCCTGACTGATCCAGAGAGCGGCTACATGAATCGTAAGAACAAACCGGAAGGATTCTTTTACTTAGACCACCGGACGGTTGACCACAAATACAATATGATTACCGATGTGTATGTGACGCCAGGCAATGTCAATGATTCAACCGTGTATATGGAGCGCTTAACCCGGCAACTGGAGACCTTTGGTTTTCGAGACACCCTCGAAGCCATAGCCTTGGATTCCGGATACATGGTGCCCCATATTTGCAAACAAACGACGCCATGGATGACTGTAATTGCCGAGCGGAAACCACCCAGCAAACCCGGCTTTCTCACGAAAGAAGACTTTACCTATGATGCGAAAAAGGATGTATACGTATGTCCATTAGGACAACCACTCACGTACCGAACGACGAACCGACAAGGCTACAACGAGTATATATCATCCAAGGGGCACTGCGCGGCTTGCCCGAAAGTCACTCAATGTACTGAAAACTCCAAGCACCAGCGTACGATTCAGCGGCATGTATGGGAAGACTTCAAAGAGAAAGTACACCAAAACCGGAAAAGTCCCGAAGGCGAGAAAATCTACAAATACCGCGCTCAAACCATTGAGCGTAGCTTTGCTGATGCCAAAAATCTCCACGGGTACCGTCGATGCCGAATGCGGGGCAAAGCCAAGATGCAGGAACAGGCATTGATGACGGCCATTGCACAGAATCTGAAGAAAATGGCCCGTCACTTAGCAAAGATGGAGGCCTATGCTTTTCATTTGTGTATGAAAAAGAGTAACCTTCACTACTTTAACCGTCATTTGGGTTTCCGCATGATATTTGCAGCTTGA
- a CDS encoding glutamate synthase subunit beta produces the protein MGKTTGFMEYQRQTPAECSTLERIKHWNEFSVPMEEEKLREQGARCMDCGTPYCHVGRVLSGMASGCPVNNLIPEWNDLVYHGNWEVALKRLHKTNNFPEFTGRVCPAPCEGSCTVGLVGKPVTIKSIEKAIVDRGFAEGWIVPEPPLTRTGKKVAVVGSGPAGLACAAQLNKAGHSVTVYERADRIGGLLTYGIPNMKLDKKTVQRRVDLLAAEGITFITNTEIGKDISTSQLKEENDAVILCGGSTQARDLPLEGRELSGIHQAMEFLTLNTKSLLDSELTDGQYLSAAGKDVVVIGGGDTGTDCVATSIRHGCNSVIQLEIMPQSPLSRQAGNPWPEWPKVLKVDYGQEEAASVFEQDPRRYLVSTKRFVGNEEGHVQELHTVKIEWTRNEEGRIVPVEVPGSEEVFKTQLVLLALGFTGPEETALEGLGLERDERSNVKAEFGEQKTNVEGVFAAGDMRRGQSLVVWAINEGRQTAREVDRFLMGASNLP, from the coding sequence ATGGGTAAAACAACTGGATTTATGGAATATCAACGACAAACACCGGCAGAATGTTCTACATTGGAGCGAATTAAACATTGGAATGAATTTTCGGTGCCGATGGAAGAAGAGAAACTGCGTGAGCAGGGTGCAAGATGTATGGATTGTGGAACGCCGTATTGCCATGTAGGACGTGTACTATCAGGTATGGCTTCGGGCTGTCCTGTTAATAATCTAATTCCGGAATGGAATGACCTCGTGTATCACGGCAACTGGGAGGTTGCCTTAAAAAGATTGCACAAAACCAATAATTTTCCTGAATTTACAGGTCGGGTATGTCCGGCTCCATGTGAAGGCTCCTGTACGGTAGGCCTCGTTGGGAAGCCTGTAACAATAAAGTCTATTGAGAAAGCTATTGTGGACAGAGGATTTGCGGAAGGCTGGATTGTTCCTGAGCCGCCGCTGACACGCACGGGCAAGAAGGTTGCCGTTGTCGGGTCCGGACCTGCTGGCCTTGCTTGCGCTGCACAGCTTAATAAGGCTGGACACAGCGTAACGGTCTATGAGCGGGCTGATCGCATCGGCGGTTTGTTGACTTACGGTATCCCAAATATGAAGCTGGATAAGAAAACAGTGCAGCGCCGAGTAGATTTGCTTGCTGCTGAAGGCATCACTTTTATTACGAATACGGAAATTGGCAAGGATATTTCGACTTCTCAGCTGAAAGAAGAGAATGATGCAGTTATCCTATGCGGAGGATCGACTCAAGCCCGTGATCTTCCATTGGAAGGACGCGAGCTGTCGGGTATCCATCAAGCGATGGAGTTCCTGACGTTGAACACCAAGAGCCTGCTTGATTCGGAGTTGACGGATGGGCAGTACTTGTCAGCAGCAGGCAAGGACGTAGTGGTTATCGGCGGCGGAGATACGGGGACAGACTGTGTAGCCACTTCTATCCGCCACGGTTGTAACAGCGTGATCCAGCTGGAAATCATGCCGCAGTCCCCTCTCAGCCGTCAAGCCGGCAATCCTTGGCCGGAATGGCCGAAGGTACTTAAGGTAGACTACGGTCAAGAAGAGGCGGCATCTGTGTTCGAGCAGGATCCGCGCCGTTATCTCGTATCGACGAAGCGTTTTGTCGGTAATGAGGAAGGGCATGTTCAGGAGCTCCACACCGTGAAGATTGAGTGGACCCGTAATGAGGAGGGTCGTATCGTACCGGTAGAAGTTCCGGGCAGTGAAGAAGTTTTCAAGACACAGCTGGTATTGCTGGCCTTGGGCTTCACAGGACCGGAAGAAACAGCGTTAGAGGGTCTGGGCTTGGAACGGGATGAACGTTCTAATGTCAAGGCAGAGTTCGGAGAACAAAAGACAAACGTAGAGGGTGTATTCGCCGCAGGAGATATGCGCCGAGGACAAAGCCTTGTGGTATGGGCGATTAACGAAGGCCGCCAAACCGCCCGTGAAGTTGACCGCTTTTTGATGGGAGCTTCGAATCTTCCTTAA